In Morococcus cerebrosus, a single genomic region encodes these proteins:
- a CDS encoding HAD family hydrolase, giving the protein MKNLAIFDLDNTLINTDSDHSWPQYLIKKGLVDAAETEAQNEKFYRDYQNGCLDIDAFLKFHLAPLARYSKEELAEFHREFMAEFIMPHISHMQRMLVQSHQMSGDETLVISSTNEFIITPICHLFGITNIIGTQLETGADGRYTGNYIGTPSLKEGKITRLNQWLAERGETLESYGKTYFYSDSKNDLPLLRLVNEPVAVNPDAELEQEAKAKGWPILNFK; this is encoded by the coding sequence ATGAAAAACCTCGCCATCTTCGACCTCGACAACACCCTCATCAACACCGATTCCGACCACTCATGGCCGCAATACCTCATCAAAAAAGGACTGGTTGACGCTGCCGAAACCGAAGCGCAAAACGAAAAATTCTACCGCGACTACCAAAACGGCTGCCTCGACATCGACGCCTTCCTTAAATTCCACCTCGCCCCGCTCGCCCGTTACAGCAAAGAAGAGCTGGCGGAATTTCACCGCGAATTTATGGCGGAGTTCATCATGCCGCACATCTCGCACATGCAGCGTATGCTGGTGCAGAGCCACCAAATGTCCGGCGACGAAACCCTCGTCATCTCCTCGACCAACGAGTTCATCATCACCCCCATCTGCCACCTTTTCGGCATCACCAACATCATCGGCACCCAACTCGAAACCGGTGCCGACGGCCGCTACACCGGCAACTACATCGGCACGCCCAGCCTCAAAGAAGGCAAAATCACCCGCCTGAACCAATGGCTCGCCGAACGCGGCGAAACGCTCGAAAGCTATGGCAAAACCTATTTTTACAGCGATTCCAAAAACGACCTGCCGCTGCTGCGCCTCGTCAACGAACCCGTCGCCGTCAACCCCGATGCCGAACTGGAGCAAGAAGCCAAAGCAAAAGGTTGGCCGATATTGAACTTCAAATAA
- the hda gene encoding DnaA regulatory inactivator Hda produces MNQLIFDFAERGYPGFDKFLGTENAELVYVLQHKHDPFIYVWGEEGAGKSHLLRAWVAQALDAGKKAVYIDAAATPLTEAAFEAEYLAIDQIEKLGNEEQALLFAVFNRFRNSGKGFLLLSSEHTPQQLVIREDLRTRMAYCLVYEVKPLTDREKIDVLVSMAAARQVTIDPEIFEYLLNHWQRDMDSLMQMLDTLDNYAVTMGKRITLPLLRQLLKQQETQ; encoded by the coding sequence GTGAACCAGCTTATTTTCGACTTCGCCGAACGCGGCTATCCCGGTTTCGACAAATTCCTCGGAACGGAAAATGCCGAACTGGTCTATGTGTTACAGCATAAACACGACCCGTTTATCTACGTCTGGGGTGAAGAAGGCGCGGGCAAAAGCCACCTGCTTCGCGCGTGGGTCGCCCAAGCGCTCGACGCGGGGAAAAAAGCCGTCTATATCGACGCTGCCGCCACGCCCCTGACCGAAGCCGCCTTTGAAGCCGAATACCTCGCCATCGACCAAATCGAAAAACTGGGCAACGAAGAACAAGCCCTCCTGTTTGCCGTATTCAACCGTTTTCGCAACAGCGGCAAAGGCTTTCTGCTGTTAAGCTCCGAACACACGCCCCAACAGCTCGTCATCCGCGAAGACTTGCGCACCCGCATGGCGTACTGCCTCGTTTACGAAGTCAAACCCCTGACCGACCGAGAAAAAATCGACGTGCTCGTCAGCATGGCGGCAGCACGCCAAGTCACCATAGATCCCGAAATCTTCGAATACCTGCTCAACCACTGGCAGCGCGACATGGACAGCCTGATGCAGATGCTCGACACGCTGGACAACTACGCCGTTACCATGGGCAAACGCATCACCCTGCCGCTTCTTCGCCAGCTTTTGAAACAACAGGAAACCCAATGA